The DNA segment CTGCGACCAGCCCTTGTTGGTCACAAACCAGATACTCACATAACTaatcaagtctcatttaatactGTCTACTCAAATGTTTTTCCCTTCTCTAGGCACTTACTTTTGGCGAGGTATGGTCGTGGGGTAGTATAGAGTTGCAGTggcccgtcctgtagcatttaatgtcgTGAGATGGTTTGACGGGTGAGCGTGACGACGTTCGATGATGATACATGATGCATAGGATGACCAGAGCAGGGCAGGCATGCCTATCTGACGTCATGATGGGCTAAGGGTAGTTGACTCTGTCAGAGGTAGGTCTGCCACAGTGTTTGGCATGGTCCGTTTGTTTATACATCTTTgccctagtatataaagaggTCAAGACTTTGTTTATAGAGGCATAGAGGATATTTTGtaacaaattcatccaattcataAGATAATACAGATAACGTAGAGCTATTATCTCACGGGAGgattgaacctggataaatcctGATGTTATTGAGTCTAGGTTGATACACATATATGAAACACGGATCAACGCGTCCATCGTTTGATATATCCAGAATTATTATCAGATATCATCCCTGACATCAATCATaatcacaaaataaaaatcataattgCAAAGTGACAGTTGAATTAGCACAAACAAAAGGAGTTAGAAACTTGGGGGCGATGATTGCCTAGCTACAGAATTGGGCCGTCCATGCATAATCACAGGGTAATAATCAAAATGTCAAATCAGCCACTGAATTAGCACAAATAATAGGGGGGCTATAAACTTATAGGGAGCAGGGGTCGCTGCCCGCCTTGCGATGGAGGTTGACCGTGGTGGCACCGATCCCCGACGCTGTCGGTCGCCGCACCATCCGTAGCCACCGTCGCTGCCGTCCTATCCGCACCCCTGGCAGCACCGGCCATCAAGCTTGGCGCCACAGCCTCCCGGACCCTCCTCCATCACCGGTCTCCTCCAACCCGCGGCTCCCTCGCTTCAACGACAGATGAGTTCGGACTGCTCAAAGTGATCGTTGGACTTGGTTGGGGAGATGGGCCATTAGCATTGGCAGTTACGCCCTTACGGCCTTTCGTTTGGCTTATCATGCAgaccttttatttatttatttttaaatccgAACAATATATGACAATTTTGGCTATGTTTTGAATTATagtatcttaaaaaataaaaaatatttatgatcaTCTAtttagtgttttaaattttaagagcattaaaacattatatttttaattttttaaacatgtcacTCTTCGGAAGAGCAAGTACCGTGATTGGTTTAAAAATTTCTATGATGCAGACGCGTGTCTCGAATACACCTTTTTGTGCGGGCCATGATTGGTGTACGGCGCATCACTGGCCGTAGACTCGTCAGCCCAGTAAAATGGGCCCTTTTCTAGGATTTCCTCGACTGTTGTGTTGTACAAAAACTCTAATCTGGATCATCGACTTTTTCCCTAGGTCCCTAACACCTCTTGTGGCCTACATCTGTATTTTTTCAAAATGAatgtatatatttgtttttatttaaaaatgtaTAAAAAGTGAAAAAATAGGATGATGGATGGGCTTGATTTGCCCGGTTTCAGAAAAGGCCTCCAACCCCCGTGCTCTTCTCGGCCTATATCGAGGTAACCCACTGTTATATTTCTCATGTACCCATGAATTTTGTCATTGATAAATAAAGCCCTTCCTtccttaagaaaaaaaaataaaggcagatattttcttctcaaaaaaatatacatgCAGATATTTCGTTGAGATGGGCAGCAGGGGCCAAACACAAAATGATTGAATAGTCGCTTCCACAAGATCATACCCAGATTCTGGTGAAGGACAGGCAATCGCGAACTTGCAGCAATATCTTCATTCATTCCCTGATGATGTCTTCCCTGGATCATCTTGTAGTTGTGCGCTATATACCTGGAAATGAGTTGCAGTGGCTAGTTACAGCAGAGTTCAACATTTTGTTTTCAGCTTTTGGTCTACAGAGCATCTGCAACAAACAGATCGAGGTACCGTGCTGATCATCGCTAAACCGGTAACAATGCTATGCAAAATCTCCACTCCTGTAATCTCCACCTGCATGGCTTGGCAACTGTGTAGACTAACACAACTACACAAGTATATGTAAAAAATAATTGATCTGACAGGATCATGACTActtgtctatttttttaatttactgTCTGTCCATCGCAGTGAACCAAAGTAGGATAAGCAGAAATAAGGTGACGATTAACAAAGATCAAACGCTTGACGAAAGTATTCAGTACCTGTTGATAACTAAGCTTGCTTGGTGGTAACTGACGAGACACATCGtgctatatataagagacctaTTTGATTGATTTCCAGGATCATCTTTACCTCTTCTTTACAAGCATGTGAGCagcaagaaaagatgaagaGAATCGGTATCTCAAAACTCCTACATCATATCTATGTCTATATATTCACATGTATATATGATAACTAGTATATGCTATGCTTACACTTATTCCAAAATTATCTTTTTAACTTGTAAGCACGAGAACTAGCAACATCTCTAGTTCTAGGGATCACTGCCCTCTGGTATGCTCTCCAGAGCGGGGCGCCACCCTCTGCAACCCTCTTGCTCACCATCACTTGCTTCTTTGCGCATGAGAGACACCATGTCGTCCAGCGACAAGCCCTCCTTGTCGAGCATCTTCTTGAGCTCCTGCTTGCTGATCACCAGCTTCACCCTGGTGGCGCTCGGGTCGGCGACAGCCGACGGCGTCTTCACCGGAGGCTCGCCGAAGATGTCGTGACCCGGCGGGGGCTTGGCGACGGCGAGGGATTCCTGGACCTTCATCACGCTGCTGGGGGATGGCATCTTGAGGACCTTGCTTCCGTCCACTCTCATGATCTTGATCTCCTTTCTGTCTTGAATCAAGAGGCAATTTCCCATGACGATGAGCTGCAAGGAGCTACAATTTGTGGTGAATTGCGAGGCGCAGTTGGAagatcacaattcacaagtgCTTGTGTAGTATAGAAGTGTATCTGTGCAAGTGAGAAGGGATTGGAGACAATCGTGGATTGTTGTATTTAAAGGATTTGCTTTGTGAATGTGGACACATATTTAAGGTCTGTTTAGTAAAGGTTcagttctaaatttttttaaaactgtttatctatagttttagaaatttttagagctgAAATTGTGGACGGTtagaggtttttttttaaagatatcGTGttcttattttagactaaaaactgatatttaaattattttattttattttacaaacttAAAACCCTATATATATCTCGGTGTTAGAACTCTACCAATCACGATCTTAAAATCATATTTCAAGAGTGACATTGACCAATCCAATGAAGGTTGCTTCATGTATGCAAAAGCTTAGCTATAATGACTAGTCCACTAGAAATTAGGGAAACCGACCTGCCCTTTTGTTCCTTGACTTGGTTTGACATGCTTTGTGTCAGGTCTAGAAAGATCGTGGCGCGTGCTAATGTACGAATAACGCAACTAGACATAGCATTGTACAATTCAGcaatataactttttttttctgaatgaaCACTCACAAAAATTACACAAATCATAGTTGTGAGCGCTTTGCTTTCTCTACCAGATATTTATGTGATATTATTGCGTTAAAAACTTGCAAATGACAATATGCCCAAACTATAGCTATGTGCTATTTGGAATTTGGAAATGCTTGCTAGGAGGGCAAAGTCGGCAATAAAAACATGCTAAGGTAAGGATGACGTCACAAAACATTAGGATGCATGTGGGGCCCAACATCTGGGGCAGGCCTAATCCATGTTGTGCTTGCTAGCTTTTGGGAAGTGGTGGCGGTAAGAATCATTCGCATGTTGTCGAATTTGCAACTGAAAACGAAATGAATATACTAGTGGTGTACACACTGTAGTTCATATCTATATACACCtcataagttgtaactcacagtgtttcggatTATAGCTGGGGTATGTGcgtagtgcgaataacaagttgtaactcacaatgttagcttctcgtgttgtaattatttatttatagacgtgaagttgtaactggtctacctaataagttgtaacttacagtgtttcgggttgtaactgggggatgtgcgcagtacgcataacaagttgtaacccacagtgttagcttctcgtgttgcgattatgcatttatggatatgaagttgtaactgatctacctaacaagttataactcacagtgtttcgagttgtaactgggggatgtgcgcagtgcaaATGCGTAGCATACccaaaacactgtgagttacaacttataaGGTATACGCagacatgaactacagtgaACATACCTACAAAATATacatacagtatatatatatatatatgatattatatatttataatatagcATAATATTCTATACTTAGAACCCAACACCTAACCCTAGTAACAACCTGTTCTAATCTAACTAACCAACAACCCACCATTTTTGCTTTTAGTTCCCTGAAATCCCTGGCATCTTTGTTGTGTTATGTGTGTTGTTTTACATATTCATACGTGACAATTATGCATGTAGAGTGAGAGAGCACCCAGATCTGAGGTGAAAGAGGCCTGCTAAATCTATGTTAGGTTTATGTGCTATGATTTGAGAGATGAGGTGGCGAAAATTGGGACAACCATGGCAAATCCAAGAGGAGCAGATTGAGGAGGTGAAGCAGACTGGGAAGTATGCatgaagagagagggggagagaacaggaggaagaagagtaaGGAAAGATGAAGAAGGACCCTTCTGTCCTTCTTTGACATGTAGACACTATTAATTGAGTCAGCCATTTTAATATTTGGGTGCCATCTCATCTCCAAAACCAGTTTTAGTGTGGTTTTGAACTCAATTTGATCTGCCATTGATAGTAAAGGAGTTTGTTCATTATTAAAGTACGGATTCTAAATTGGATCAACATCAAAGTATATCGACCAAATGTGGACTTTTCCTTCTTTAGGAAATATAAATTTTTCCAGCCTCTGCATTATGAGATATAGATAGCCTGATGGCTCGATCTCTCTGATATCTTATTCGCTCAGCACATCCGTTGCAAAACATTTTTTCCTTCATCGACGACTCTTGAGAATAGTTAAGATTGTTTAAGATGAAATACACCAGCAAACACATCATGAACTGTTAATCCGTTATGCGCGTATGATGGTGATGAGAATGcatgaacaatatttttttcttggcaTGTCGTAAGAACATGTTGAACCGCAAGAGAACAAAAACGTGTCATGGTCGATCGATCTCCATCGAAGGAAGTGTCCTTTCGCACATTCTATAGGCCCACTATATGATCCCTTTTGTCACTTCTTTCCTTCACTTTTCTTTGTTTATACCACGTTTTTAGATCTAGTGCGCACTATGGAAATCCCTTTTTGCAGCAACACAGGAAATTTACTACCATGACGGACAAAAATGTGAGACGCACTAACTTGGTCAGTAAAATTATCTAGAGGACTCATTcaaccctttttttttctttttgagggaacTCATTCAGGCCTTTTATTCTCACAAAAAAAACTCATTCAGACATTTTAACACAGAGAAAATATAGTTAGTAGATTTGTATTCCACAGGTAGCCTCGGTGATAGTAAATTTCTATCTACTTTGATAATAAGTGACGTCTCAaattttcttaacatatttGAACTCCACTGTGAACTATTGGATCAACATGAGAATGAAGCTCCTGAATCAAGCTTCTAGTTAGGAGCAGGCAGCACATGGCTGAATCAGGAAGCTGACTCCTTCCAGTTCCAGCTAGAGCGTTTTGGCAACATGAGAATGGGTCTGTTTTTGTTGGAAATTGATTTTGGGACTCTGGAGCGCAGCTCACAGCTTGGCTTAAGATTACCAAGGTGTAAGCTTCCAAAATAATTAAAACAGACAATAATACTCTACTACTAAAATGAGGAGGATGATAGCAGCCAAGGTTGTCGAAATCGTAAATTCTAAATTTGGTGGGAAGTCATTCAATAAGATCACAAACCATAGAATCTTAAATTTGTAGATTCCACCGATTAGAATGGTGAAATTGGTCCAGTCAAAACTAGCTAGATCGAAAGGAGCATTTGACCTCGTAAAATTCATGGTGTGTTGACCTAGAAAGAGGCGCTCCTTGCGCGGAGAGTGCGATGACCAAGGGAGGCTTGTCGATGGGGCCAGCCGCTGAATCGCCGATCAGAATAGAAGAGCGAGCCTGCGCGTCGCCATCCGGAGTGAAGGGGAACCTCGGACGACGGACAACCCTAGCGCCCGTGAATCTCCATTCGAGTGGGACTGGATCTTGCCACTGTCCCCATAGAGAGGGCATGGCGAGCTCGGAAGGGGAGACCTGCAGGCTGGCATTGGTTGGAGGCACCTCAGAAATGCGTCCACCGGTGGCGTCCGAATATTCAGCGGCCAGATCTAACACGATGCGACGTGGTTCCCTGTCGCAAGGAGCGGTTGCGCCAATTGGGAGGTCAATAGAGGCTCAACAAAACAACTGCTCCATATGCCCAATCCAAGTTGAAATCCTATGAAGGTTGAGGGAAGGCTCGACAACATCTCCGGTGAAACCACGGTGGATGGTTGAGGAGGAACGGAATCATCTTGCAAAGGTAATCCAAAATCACCTATTCAAACTTCCACCGATCTCCGAAGAGATCCGTGTTCTGGACAACTCGACTCGAGATATCACAAAGACGAATAGCCCAAGCGCTCTAGATTTGGAGGCTTGGCTGGCGATCTCGCCGGTGAGAAGGTCATCTTCATCGCCTCCAACGCTATCGGGAAATGGAGTTTTTTCCGAGCCCAATACAAGATGCTGCGGGCCAAATGAACAGGGGCCCGACCCAGCCCAACACAAAACCTGCATTTGGGCACTCCCACACAGATATCTTCTCGCACTCATCCTGGCTAGCATCGTTCTCGTGGATTTGGGTCTCCAAAGCAAGTAGAAacctagggttagggttcccaCAACGAGAGAGATCTGGTGATTCGGTCCGGGAGCGAGGAAGGCAAAGCTCATCGATCTCCCTCCACCTCTTTAGGCCTCCTTCGCGCAAGCTCTGAAGGCGGGTTCCATGGCTCGCCATCATGATCTTGATCTAGGAAGGCCGTGGGGGAAAAGACGACCAGAGGAGTTtcggagggaggaggaagatctCCATGGAGGAGACCTTCACAGAGAGCGTGATATATGTTAAAAGCTGCAACGGGGCTTTGGTGCACAAAGtgagcaaggaagttcatgTGCGCATGCGATAGATGAACCCCACCTCCATGGTCATGGTGGCCGAGGTGGATTTGGTGAACCAAGACCCCAATCTGGCCATGGAGGTTGAGGATCTTCTGCTGGGGATCATAGATTTGAAGGGGGGATTAGGGGTCTACGGGGTAAACAAGAAGGAAGACCTGCGGAATGGCAGCATGGCGGCCAACACCAATGGGTGACTCAACGCCAAGGATTCAAAGGTAAACAACCTAAAGCATCCAACCCTGTAGAGAAAATTAGGTGTTTTCGCTACCAACAAGAGGGCAATCATCAAGCAGATTACACAAATGAACTGGTGTGTTACAAATGTAAACAAATTGGCCACATGGCGGTGAACTGTGCAACCGGTTTTGGCAAAAGTAGAAAGATCCAAATGTATGGATTCGCTACACAAAATCTTGATTTCTATTCTATGATATCCCTGTGGCTTGATGTCTGTCCTCACGGGTGAGGCAATAGTTGAGAAGATTGAGGCTGGACTCAAACATCTTATCGACCCCAAATGGGACTAGAAGGTAAGGAAATTGGATGAAAATGAATTCATGGCGGTGTTCCCAAACAATGATTCTCtaaaaactttcacaagattcAATTCGGTTGAGCTGGCCTTACATAGCTTAAAGGTCAAAATCAGAAAATATGGGAAGGACCTAGATATTATTGATGTGTTGAAGTCCACCTGGATCAAATTTATGGAATTCCTTCATTTGCTAAAGATGTTGAAGCAGTTAAGGAAATAACCTCCTTGTTGGCTAAACCTTTGGTAGTGGATGAACTTAGCTTACTCAAGAATGATCCAGTCAGAGTCAAGGTGCTATGCAGAGACCCCTATAAAATCAgaaatttcttttttaatgGAGAAGGACACTTGATTAGATACATCATGGAATGCTTTAATGATAAGATTTCAACTGGGAACACCCCTAGAAAaccatatgatgatgatgatgacaaggggtcagatgatgatgacctaTCATAATTTGATGAAGATGCTAGTCATGGTGACTTACCAGGCAAGGACATAGGAGGCAAAGACAAGAAAAAGACTTTtcaatgtaaagaatatagagatCCCCCACCAGGATGGCCCGCAACGGTCAGTTTTAGCAGTATCTACTTTCGTTATTTGGCCCATGACCCCCGCACGACCAGTCGACGCCAGCGCGACCACGGCTATGGCCTTCGCAGGATTCCCCATGACCAGTCCTTACTAgtcgcggggcaggtactcgtctaggccagtcaaacctcatttaatgccgctactcacaccgttttccttccctaggcagtTCACTCCAACTAAGGCGGCATGGCCGGCGTAGAGTTACTGTATCATGTCCTGcaaacattaattgttgcgggaTAGGCTCACAGACGTGACAAGGGGCATGACAGATGCGCGTGTGAAACCTGCGACAGGACAGGGCTGGCCGGGCGCTTCGGGCGCGACAAACGGGGGTGAGGCCGATGGACGGGATAGGCGCCGCAGGGACCCAAGGTAGGTACAACGTATACATACTTGTAATGATTATTTATATCGATTTTCTGGGCAGGCATGGGTCTTTTTGTCGGGCCCACCTGTAAGACTTCTACCCCTCTGGAATATAAACGGGGGATATCTTCTGTAAacgaggaggaaggagaagaatacacatgatgtagagTTATTACCCTACGGGGGCCTGAACTTGGATAACtcttgtgttcttgagcaaTAAACACACATACATTCCACAGGCACACCCAGAACACCGATCACGCACTCACTGTCCGGCATATCCCAGAATTATTGTCAGGAATTTACCTTCGACAAGACTACAAGGACCCATAAGCCTatggaaaaaggaaagaaggtGACTGGGGATGTGACCCCTTGTTTGGGCTGCAAGGATATCACTCCCATTACCTCTTTTGTTCCAACAATTGGGGAGCTTAAATCTTCAGTGATATAGAGGTGGAGGATGGACACAAAGGGTAACTTACTCAGTAAGAAGCATTACTTGCTAAAGAAGAACAAGCCTTTGTAACCTTCCCTGCCATGGAGGCCAATTCTGGTTCCCTATCTACTGCCTTCCAGCATGATTCAAAGGAAGACTACCCCATGAGGGGGCAGTTACATACTGTAGTAAGAAGGGTAGTGGAACAGAACAAGATGGAAGAGGGAAACTTTACCTAACCTCCACAGGAAATACCTGCTCCTACTAGCATGTTGATTGCTCATAACCAGGAAGGGCCTCACCTGATCTACGCCAGTTCTTGGCCAAAGCTATCACCCCCACAAGACAGTACTATGAATCTTAGATGTGTTGGCCAAGAGAGGCACAGTCCTCTGCCACCTGCTGTGGATGAGCAGCCTAAGGGTTAGCAGCTAGATGAGCctttggaggaggaagaggaaaactTTGATAATCTTTCTCACATCAGTTCTAAGACTGAGGAAGGTGAAAGCTCCCAAGGATGGGTTGATATCCCAAAAAGAGTTAAGACCAAAACTCCCAAGAAGAAGGGCCCAACAGTGGCCACCAGGGCAAGCTCTAGAATTCCTAGAGATGGCATACCCATTCAAGCTAAAGCCATGAAAAGAGCTCAACAAAAGAACTCCACTGCAGGCACTTCATTTTCACCTAATCAGTTTACTATTCTAAATAATTCTTCTAAGGAATATATTGCAAATGCTATTCATGAGTTAGATTTAGTAGCTGATAACATTAATACTCAAATTAACACTTTTAAAGCTAAGGAAATTGCTAAGGTGAAGATTGCAGAGGCAAATTATAAAACCTTCCTGCAAAAACAAGCTGAAAAGGAAGCCTCTAGGATAGAGGTCCTTCAACAAGATATGACCATGGAGGTTATAGACAATTCTGTTAGAGATATCGATAACCCTATCTCAGAAGCAATGGAGCCCACAAGGAGTGGCCCTATGCAAAGAAAGGGAAGAGTCATACCAAAGAAAAAGGTCAAATGAGGATAATGAAATAGAATGCCAGGGGGTTAGGCAAGCATGTAAGGAGAAAacagataaaaaattatattctaCAAGAGAAGTTGGATATCATAGGTATCTAGGAGACTGTGAAGGAGGACTTTACAGTCAAAGACCTTAAAGATATTAGTGAAAGTGAGAACTTTGCTTGGAGTGTTCTCCCTGCCCATGTTCATTCTGGAGGAATCTTAGTTGGAGTAAAGGAAGACTTGATGGTATTGGAGGAATATGTGATCCATCAATTATGTATCCAGATAACTGTGAGGATGAGAATTTCCAACCTTAGGTTGAAATTTATTATAGTTTATGGCCCTGCCAATCACAACAGTTCAAAAGACTTTATTTGTGAATTAGAGGAGATTCGTGATAAGGTGTCACTACCTCTCCTTTTGGGAGGGGACTTCAATCTCATCAGAGAGACTCAGGACAAAAACACTAACAATATAGATCAAAATTTGATGGACCTCGTCAATGACTTCATCTGGAAATTTCACTTAAGAGAAGTGAAAACATCTGGAGCTAAGTATACCTAGACCAATAAGCAGCTAGCTCCAATAATGATGATCTTAGACAAGTTTCTTATGTCCAGTGACTGGGAGCAACACTTTCCCCTGTTTTATTTATGGAGCCTAACTAGAGTTAGTTCAAATCACAATCCTATGTGTTTGGATTCAAGGGAATCTAAGATCCAGAGGTACCAGCAATTCACCTTCGAGAGATAGTGGCTCTTAATTGACAACTTTAAGGACCTTGTTCATCAAAGCTGGCtaaaaaagaaatcaagaagaTATGTTGATGGTTATTCTATGGATAATTGGCATGGCAGCCTATGTGACACCATACAGTTCATGAGAGTTTGGTATAGACAGCATACTAGTGAACAGATAAAAAACAAGTAGGATATACTAGCTAAGCTGACACTGCTGGATGGCAAGGCAGATGTTGATGGGTTGACTATGGAGGAATGAGAGAGTAGGTACAACTTAGAGGCAAGCCTTGAGAAGATTCTCTCCATGGAGAAGATTCTTTGGAAacagaagggggggggggagacctTGATCAAAGAAGGGGATAACAATACAAGGTTTTTCCATCTGCTAGTcaatgggaggaggaggacgaatCTGATTTGGTCTTTGGAAACTGATCAAGGTCAGATTAGCTCTCAAGCTGAAATTAGAAATCATATTTATGGGTTATACaaaaatctttttttctctGAGTCTAGAAAGGGACTCAGGTTACATGACTCTTTCTGGGACTACCATAATAGATTGCCAGCTGAAACTAGAGAGAGTTTGACTCAACCCTTCTCTACTCAAGAGATTGAGGAGGCCTTCAAAGACATGAAAGAAGATGCTGCTCCTGGACCCAATGGTTTCACTGCTACTTTCTTTAAGATCTTCTGGGACCTGGTTGAGGAGGATATTTTTGACATGTTCACAGATCTCCATGCAAGGAGGTTGGATTTGAAAAGAATTAATTACGGTGTTATAACTTTGGTACCTAAGGTCAAGAAGGACAATACTATCAAGCAATACAAACTTATTTGCCTACTCAATATAGACTACAAGAGTTTCACCAATGTCCTAAATAACAGACTGACCCCAATAGCTAAGGAGGTTATTGGACCTAATCAAACTGCCTCATCAAGAGTAGAAACATCTTGGAAGGGGTGGTGATCCTATATGAAGTCATTCATGAATTAAAAAGAACAAGACAGCAAGGGGTGTTGATATAAATTGACTTTGAAAAGGCCTATACTAAGGTTAATTGGAATTATCTGGATGAAGTCATGAAAGGGAAATAGTTTCCTACTAGGTGGATAGATTGGGTCAT comes from the Phragmites australis chromosome 22, lpPhrAust1.1, whole genome shotgun sequence genome and includes:
- the LOC133904940 gene encoding uncharacterized protein LOC133904940, producing the protein MGNCLLIQDRKEIKIMRVDGSKVLKMPSPSSVMKVQESLAVAKPPPGHDIFGEPPVKTPSAVADPSATRVKLVISKQELKKMLDKEGLSLDDMVSLMRKEASDGEQEGCRGWRPALESIPEGSDP